One part of the Neodiprion virginianus isolate iyNeoVirg1 chromosome 3, iyNeoVirg1.1, whole genome shotgun sequence genome encodes these proteins:
- the LOC124301059 gene encoding alpha-tocopherol transfer protein-like, with protein MALIKLPTVEEQMAKDSELKESDLQTLRDWCKKQPHLPEISDYELILFLHSNYYRLEPTKTTIDAFFTVKTHVPEFFRNRDPLGCKELREISKVVYCIPLRGTTPDGYKVILAKIHDCEPSHYVFVDAVKLFCMIMELWIYTSGVSSGHIIVVDMEGAVFGHVARLNPMTMKKYFYYLQEALPVRLKAFHFVNTVPFMDLILNMMKPFMKKELLDMLFLHTNVESLSKKIPIDLLTNDLGGKIGSEKDLWAAELQKLEEHRAWFQEDETRRVNESLRPGKAKNVTDIFGVEGSFKKLDID; from the exons ATGGCCCTGATCAAGCTTCCCACCGTTGAAGAGCAGATGGCAAAGGATTCGGAATTGAAAGAATCCGATTTACAAACGCTGAGAGATTGGTGCAAAAAGCAGCCTCATCTACCAGAGATATCAGACTATGAACTGATACTGTTCCTACACAGCAACTATTATCGACTCGAGCCAACGAAAACAACCATAGATGCATTTTTCACCGTCAAGACTCACGTGCCCGAATTCTTCAGAAATCGCGATCCATTGGGATGCAAGGAATTGCGTGAAATATCGAAAGTTGT ATACTGCATACCTCTTCGCGGAACAACCCCAGACGGTTACAAAGTAATTCTAGCAAAAATCCACGATTGCGAACCGTCCCATTACGTGTTTGTCGATGCTGTAAAGCTGTTTTGCATGATCATGGAACTGTGGATCTACACTTCAGGTGTTAGCTCGGGGCACATCATCGTTGTTGACATGGAAGGTGCAGTTTTCGGTCACGTTGCTCGCCTGAATCCCATGACAATGAAAAAGTACTTTTACTATCTGCAAGAAGCTCTGCCGGTTCGACTTAAGgcttttcattttgtgaacaCGGTGCCCTTCATGGACCTTATCTTAAACATGATGAAACCTTTCATGAAGAAAGAGCTCCTTGACATG CTTTTCCTGCACACTAATGTAGAATCACTGAGCAAGAAAATTCCCATTGATCTCCTGACAAACGATCTAGGCGGCAAAATTGGCTCCGAGAAAGATCTGTGGGCTGCCGAGTTGCAAAAACTCGAGGAACACCGTGCCTGGTTCCAGGAGGACGAGACGCGCAGGGTCAACGAATCCCTTCGCCCTGGCAAGGCGAAGAACGTCACCGACATCTTTGGCGTCGAAGGGAGCTTCAAAAAGCTGGACATCGATTAG